ACTGTTTTCCTGTCTGTTTCAGAGACGAGTTGTACTGCTGTCACAGGAAATGGACGCTGGATTACAAGCATGGCAGCTCAGGCAGCAGAAGTTGCAGGAAGAACAAAGGAAGCAGGAAAATGCTCTTAAACCCAAAGGGGCTTCACTGAAGAGCCCACTTCCAAGTCAATAAAAAGCaactcctgcctcccttcctcacCCTGTCTCTGGATTTCTTTTCTATCACCTAGATGCTTCATCCAGCCAGAAGATAGCCTTCACGTTCCCCATCtgtcttcagagaaaaagagCTGGGACACCAAGAACAAGCTGTTAGATCACTGCCTGGGAGGCTTGGCTTAGTACTCTCATCTCTGGTTCCATTCCAGTTCAGCTAAgtcttgctttaaaatttttacctcctagctgggtgcggtggctcacgcctgtaatcccagcactttgggaggctgaggcgggcagatcacaagatcaggagttcgagaccagcctggccaacccagcctggtcaacatggtgaaaccctgtccctactaaagatacaaacaattagccgggcgtggtggggtgcgcttgtaatcccagctactcaggaggctgaggcaggagaatcgcttaaactcgggaggtagaggttgcagtgagccaaggtcacaccattgcactccaacctgggcgacagggcgagactccgtctcaaaaaaaaaaaaaaatttacctcctTTGCAGGCCATAGGACTAGCCCAACTATGAGAAATAGCTGTTCTGTGAACGTGAAAAGGGGACAGCAGTTTTCCCAGTTTTGGCCAGGCAGTCAAGCCTTTAACAGCTCATGCACAGTTTAGGCCATGTACAGCTGGCATCtaataaatgttttcatgaaAAAGATTTTCTAGCCAAGGTCCCTTTTTTGGCAAGCATCTGGTGTCAGTCTTCCTAAGATTCAGATATGTGGTCCAGGAGGTTACCCCCACTGggaaggctgatgtgggaagaATCATACCTGGGTGTTGCGTGTTCTGCCGAGAGTGGGGTCCTGAGGTCTCCATGGTTCTGAATGCATTCCAGAGATTGGTTGAAGAGGGGCCTGTACCTCCCAACCCCAGCTTGTGTAGGAAAGCCCTACATAAGGGCTCAGCCCTCAGTCACTGTGGGGTAGGTAGCTGTTTAATAACACACACCATATACCTCCCACAAACCTGGAGGCTCCACAGGACCTgaaaagcttttcattttattgatcatGAATCTGAGGGCAAAAGACCTTTGTTTTCATTACAATACTGAGCACTAGACTTCTATTCTTCTGCCACAGAAGTGCATCCCTAGGATTTCTGGAGCTTCCTACCTGACCTAATTTCTGTCCACCCTCCTCTAttccttcctttgctttcttctcccttcctcctcgcACTACCTCTGTCCTCTCTCACTGGCCAAATGCAATTCTTGGATCTTAGATTTCGCTGATAGTCTAGTTTTCTGTCTCCCACACTTTTCCTGCTTCTGTTGTGCTTCTTTTCCAGACCTGTCTAGTTCCCAACTCATCTGTCTCCCTTTCTCACGGTCAGCTTTATCCTGCCCTCTCCCTTCCCTACATACCTCCACCTTTTGTTCTGAGTCCAGTAAGTCCCTAAAGGAGATTATAACTCTTTAAGAATTGCCTCCTTTTTCAGTGTAGAGGTGGAACTAAACCCCAGAGTCCCAACTCCCAATCCCTTCTTTTACAATAATTTCACCCAACTTGATTTGCTTTCCCCCAGATCCCACGGCCTTGTACCCTTTTCCTCCCAGCGAGTTCCAATTAAAGGTGCAGCCACATTACAAATGACAATAAAGGAATCACCTTTGTCTTTCTACAAAGGTTGGAGCCACAGATCCGGTATGGTTGTGGGGTTTGTTGTTGGTAGTTGGGTTATAGTTTGGATTTTTTAGCAGCAGAGGGAGGGACATAGACAGTTGTCTACAGGGCCCAGAAGATAACCCCCTATTAGTAAACTGGCCCCTTCTCCCTCTGCAGGTCTCATGGGCATGGAAGAAGACCCCACCACCATCCCACACTCTGAGCTCCTCGTTGCCCCTAGCCACATAGCCCCCAATAATTCCCACCCTGAGGTGAGACAAATGCTGAATACCAGAGGAATCAAGCCACTCAGAATATGCTTATAGGGACAAAGTCTCCCACATCCCGTCCCCTGGATCCCCCTACAGCCCCCTGCTGTCCATCGCGGCCTCAACCCCTGCAGATGGCAGCCTGCACCACAAAAAGGCAACttagaggtgttttttttttttttccttccagttctTGGTTGTAATTGGATTCAGGCTAAAACAACCACGTCCCCAACCAGGAAAGGAGGGCACTGGGGCGGGGACGGAGGAGAGGctgtgggagaagggagggaCCAGAGGAGAGAGCGAGAGAGGGAACCAGACCCCAGTTCGCCGACTAAGCAGAAGAAAGATCAAAAACCGGAAAAGAGGAGAAGAGCAAACAGGCACTTTGAGGAACAATCCCCTTTAACTCCAAGCCGACAGCGGTCTAGGAATTCAAGTTCAGTGCCTACCGAAGACAAAGGCGCCCCGAGGGAGTGGCGGTGCGACCCCAGGGCGTGGGCCCGGCCGCGGAGCCCACACTGCCCGGCTGACCCGGTGGTCTCGGACCATGTCTCCCGCCCCAAGACCCCCCCGTTGTCTCCTGCTCCCCCTGCTCACGCTCGGCACCGCGCTCGCCTCCCTCGGCTCGGCCCAAAGCAGCAGCTTCAGCCCCGAAGTAAGTGAGCTTCCCGGCCCTTCCCGGAGTCGCGCCCGCCGGGAGGCGAGCCCGGGGGTCTCCTAGGGGACAGCCTCTATTCGGAGAGGAGGGCTTTTGGGATCTCCGCTGCTCAGGCCTGCAGGAttccccctccctttctttttcctcttcgtCTCCAAACTTCCAGATCGATCCAACTTTTGCCCGCTTCCAAccagctgcccccaccccctgcgCCGCCGACTCTCCTTcccattccttcttttttcccaGTCCTTGGAAGAACTTTACAACTGGGGCGAACTCCCCCTTCCCCGATTCCCTTGGGCTCTGCTCTCAGCTCTGGAACCGCCTGATAAACATTTGGACTCCGCTCAAACCCCGCGCTGTCCCGGCTCCTCGTCATGCGCGAGAGTTTGTTGTTTCTTCGACTTCCCAGCTCTCCAGCGCTCTCCCGCCGGCGCGCCCTCCGATGGGCGCTTCGGCCTCCCCGGGTGGCCCAGGCCTTCAGCGGACGAGTCTGCGGCCAGGTGGGGGTCGAGGGTGGACGGCCGAGCGTCCAGGGCCACAGCCCCCGTCTCCCCGAGAGGACCCCGCTGTGTCCCTACCCGCATCCCTGGCGTCGAGGGTCGCAGCGCCGGCGCGCTGGCCGCGTTTCCGTACACACAAAGCTCTCCTTGTGAGCCGGGCGATCGGCCGGGTCGCTGCCTCCCCCTATCCCCACCCGCGTCGGCGCCTTCAGGCCCTTTTTGTTGTTAATAGTTTTTCTGTGTTAATTGCAGGGAGCCTGGGGGCGTCGCTTGGGGAATGGGGAGAGGGTCTGGTCCGGGGTGCCCTCACGTCGGGGCTGGCTCGGGcgccccccaccctcaccccgGCCCAGACGGTGGCCCACCGGGCCCCAGAGGAAGCTGCGTGGGAGTTGTCTGAGGaggtttttcctctctctctcttattttggGGTGAAGGTGGGAGACGGATTTAATGAGCTTCTTATTTTGGGCCATCTCAACCCACTCAGCCTGGCAAGGGCCTGGGTGCGgttgggaggggccaggaaggGCCCTAGAAGGGGGATGGGATATGGGTTTGGCTTCTCCTCCTTGGTCCCACCCCGGAGAAAACTCTTTGGAAAGAATACTGTCTTCTCTCTGCGTCCCTGAAAGGGTCTGGGGCCGACTGGAAAAGTATGGCCCCAGGAATCGGGGTGGAAGACGAAACGTGGAGTGCTCAGAGACCAGGGAGAGTAAAAACCTGCCCTGGTGCTGGAGGCTGAGCCTGACTGTCCGGGAGGAGTCGTCCTCTTCCCAGGCCTAGAGTCCTCTGAGACCTGAAAGGGAGCGCCCCTAACAAAACGAGCCTGAGCATCTGGGGAGCTGCCGACCGCCAACTTCACTGCCTTACCTTTTTTCCCTCCCCTGCTTTGCTGGGTCCCCCAGGGGAGGGGCGGCTGCCCTGGCTCCGTTTTAATTGGGTCATGGGCGGTCCCAGTGCCAGAACCACCATTTGCTTCTGGgcccaggaagggagggaggagcagCCCCAGAGGCTAGGATCCAGGGCCTACTGCAGAGCTGGAGGTCCCCCCACCCTCCCCTGGACCCctaagccaaggtgggaggtgtTCCGTTGACTTTCTCCTAGGGGATACCTTGCATCTCTCTCATTCGCAAAGACAAAGCCAGCCGACTGGGTTCTTTGACCCAACATAGTTGCTTTTTTCTCCAGGCCAATGTGGAGGGAAAGCTGGGGTGGTGCAGGCCTCATGCAGCTGGGTCCCTCCTACCAGGCCTCCAGAGTCCTGCACCAGCTCCAGGACAGCCCTCTCCTCCCCATGGCCTGTCTGGCGCTGGGCCCTTCCTCCCACCCAGCCGCAGACACAAGAGTCCTCTCTTCTGTGGTTTCGACCTCATAGTCTCTGTGAGGAGAGAAACTTGCCTAGGCCTGGGGGGAGGAGAGGGATGGGGGCACTTCCTTTCCAGGCCTTGCGGCTCTCTTGACTCCAGGGAAGTCCTTCATTTGACTGAGCCTTCATTTTTCTCCCGAGGGTATGGGGTGGAGGTTGTAGGTGTGAATATTTAGACCCCCCTAGCTTCTTGAACGACTCCAGAGGGGATTTCCCCCAGAGCTCCTGGATGTGgattctccccatctcttctgTCCCGTCTTCCTTCTGTCGTTCTGTCTTCTCCCCATCTTCCTTCTGTCGTTCTGCTCTaggcaaattctctcagctttgCTCTCTGAGGGTTGACGGGGCCTGGCCTCAGTCCTCCTGCCTTCCAGCGTCAGTAGACCagtcccatccttccccaagtcCTGAAGCAGCTGCTCCTCAACCAAGGGTCATAAGCCCGGGGTGTGTTTATCCTGCAGGTATGCTAGGGGCAAAAGACATTTCCTGCATAGTTAGGCACAGGCCACAGCAGGCCTCCCCAGGCACTGGCTGTGGCATCAGCCAGAACAGGTCAGGGCAAGCCTGCAGCTCCCTGAGAGCAGCCCCGGACTGGTGTGGACTGCTTGGCTCCCTCTGGTATACCAAAGGTTAAATGTCACTCCTTCCTCTACCCCTGAGGAGGGGCTCTCAGAGCCTCAGAGCTAGGTGGTGCTAGGGTTGTTCTAGCCAAGACTGTTGGCTGGGAAAAGGCTGGGTTGTTTACATCTCGGGTTCTAGCTCGCATCAGCCTTGGGGGGGGATCACTTCCCAGAACCATGTTGCAATTCTTGCCCCTGTGGGCTCAGGTCCCCAGTCAGCTGCTCTTGAGTCACCCCCAGTCCCCATGCAAGACTACTGCCCCATCACCAGGACCTGAGCCCAGAGGTGAAGGACCATGTGGCAATCCAATCCTGATGACCTTGGCTAGGAGATACAGCACCCAACAGCAgcctcccccatctcccctccAAGATCCCATCCTGGGCAACCTACAGCCGCTTCCTGAACTCCCTAAGAAAGCAAAGCTGGAGCAGGGACTAGAGCTATCTGGGTGGTGTCTTCTCCCCATAAAAGAATCCAAGCATcttcatatttcatatataacttggcttgttttacttttttttttttttttttttttttgagacagagtctcgctctgtcacccaggctgagtgcagtggcgggatcttggctaactgcaaccttggcctcccaggttcagcaattctcctaccacagcttcctgagtagctgggattacaggtgcccaccaccacgtgcagctaatttttgtatttttagtagagacagggtttcaccctgttggctaggctggtctcgaactcctgacctcaggtgatctgcccgccttggcctcccaaactgtcgggattacaggcgtcagccaccacgcccagcctggctTGTTTTACTTTGAGGCTTTAAGAAAATACTCCATTGTTCTTACAATAAAGGCTGACTTTCTCCTCAACAGGGCTTTGCAGTGTGTGTACCTTTTAATCAAACACCAAAAACCtaacattaatttaatttaaggCAATATGCCAGCCTTTATATTATGACCAATTCACAACATACCTGAAATAAAATACAGTCACCAAGTCTCCTCCTCCACCCCTATGTCCCACTTCCTCtgttgagaatcttttttttttttttgagacggagtcttgctttgtctcccaggctggagtgcagtggcgcaatctcagctcgctgcaagctccgcctcctgcgttcacaccattcttctgcctcagcctcctgagtagctgggactacaagcgcccgccaccgtgcccggctaatattttttgtatttttagtagagacagggtttcaccgtgttagccaggatggtctcgatctcctgacctcgtgatcagcctgcctcggcctcccaaagtgctgggattacaggtgtgagccaccgcgcccggccactgcTGAGAATCTTAAATAGGCCTTT
This genomic stretch from Homo sapiens chromosome 14, GRCh38.p14 Primary Assembly harbors:
- the MRPL52 gene encoding large ribosomal subunit protein mL52 isoform d (isoform d is encoded by transcript variant 5), whose amino-acid sequence is MKGQLRRKAERETFARRVVLLSQEMDAGLQAWQLRQQKLQEEQRKQENALKPKGASLKSPLPSQ